The following proteins are encoded in a genomic region of Pseudomonas sp. Os17:
- the gspI gene encoding type II secretion system minor pseudopilin GspI, with the protein MQALRKQAGFTLIEVLVALAIIAVAMAAAVRVAALMTQSNGLLRDKSLALLAAQSRLAELRLEGRWPSGLKSVDCDQGRLALRCEQSIGATALPGLLRVSVQVRERGREAPPLARLETLLGRPQEPGR; encoded by the coding sequence ATGCAAGCCCTGCGCAAACAAGCTGGATTTACCCTGATCGAAGTGCTGGTGGCCCTGGCCATCATTGCCGTGGCCATGGCCGCGGCGGTGCGCGTGGCCGCGCTGATGACCCAGAGCAACGGCCTGTTGCGGGACAAGTCCCTGGCCCTGCTGGCGGCCCAGAGTCGGCTCGCCGAGCTGCGCCTGGAAGGCCGCTGGCCCAGCGGATTGAAGAGCGTCGATTGCGACCAGGGGCGCCTGGCGCTGCGCTGCGAACAGTCGATCGGCGCCACAGCGCTGCCCGGGCTGCTGCGGGTCAGTGTCCAGGTGCGCGAACGCGGTCGCGAAGCACCGCCCCTGGCCCGCCTGGAAACCCTGCTCGGCCGCCCCCAGGAGCCAGGGCGGTGA
- the gspL gene encoding type II secretion system protein GspL — MSRLRLALPPLAELLHAPRPLAVPVECARLDRAGRVTALGRRALEALAQDARGLALECFLHPQDSLLACIELPPLPAARTKAAVDCAAQALILGCGEQMHVAHGPRDAQGQVTLSWLPISRLQALGELLQQAGLKLSGLYPAPYALAVPAPGQHNLCLLDGQLLLRHSAAQASVEPLVEETLEQLRASGAGLGWIGDDAPEGALQRLPVEQRWSGAAPAWGLQAGAMATRGAVQGWGRALGCCALAVAVWVVGLNLYAAREAEQGLRLKNQMSQRVRQVFPQLPVVLNPLQQARQQLAAQQSGAADPSQGFVNLLLQAGSAMPFMVGSVQSLSFADQRLQLELLPDTPKRTDSGWQGALTQAGYSVQAEGNGWTLSPAAGEPADLAADAPGAADE, encoded by the coding sequence ATGAGCCGCTTGCGCCTGGCCTTGCCGCCCCTGGCCGAGCTGTTGCACGCGCCCCGGCCCCTGGCCGTGCCCGTGGAATGCGCCCGGCTGGACCGCGCCGGGCGGGTGACCGCGCTCGGCCGCAGGGCGCTTGAGGCACTGGCCCAGGACGCCCGAGGGCTGGCCCTGGAGTGCTTTCTGCACCCGCAGGACAGCCTGCTGGCCTGCATCGAGCTGCCGCCGTTGCCGGCGGCTCGGACCAAGGCCGCGGTGGACTGCGCGGCCCAGGCGCTGATCCTCGGTTGCGGCGAGCAGATGCATGTCGCCCACGGCCCGCGGGATGCCCAGGGCCAGGTGACCTTGAGCTGGCTGCCCATCAGCCGCCTGCAAGCCCTGGGCGAGCTGCTGCAACAGGCCGGGCTGAAGCTTTCGGGCCTGTACCCGGCGCCATACGCCTTGGCGGTGCCGGCGCCGGGGCAGCACAACCTGTGCCTGCTGGACGGTCAGTTGCTGCTGCGCCACAGCGCCGCCCAGGCCAGCGTGGAGCCTCTGGTCGAGGAAACCCTGGAACAGTTGCGCGCCTCCGGCGCCGGGCTGGGCTGGATTGGTGACGACGCGCCGGAGGGCGCGCTGCAGCGCCTGCCGGTCGAACAGCGCTGGAGCGGCGCGGCGCCGGCCTGGGGCCTGCAGGCGGGGGCGATGGCGACCCGCGGCGCGGTCCAGGGCTGGGGCCGGGCCCTGGGTTGCTGCGCACTGGCCGTGGCCGTGTGGGTCGTGGGCCTGAACCTGTATGCCGCCCGTGAGGCCGAGCAGGGCCTGCGCCTCAAGAACCAGATGAGCCAGCGGGTCCGGCAGGTGTTTCCGCAGTTGCCGGTGGTGCTCAATCCCCTACAACAGGCCCGCCAGCAACTGGCGGCGCAGCAGAGCGGGGCGGCGGACCCGAGCCAGGGATTCGTCAACCTGCTGCTGCAGGCCGGCAGCGCCATGCCGTTCATGGTGGGCAGCGTGCAGAGCCTGAGTTTTGCCGACCAGCGCCTGCAGCTGGAACTGCTGCCCGATACCCCGAAACGCACCGACAGCGGCTGGCAGGGCGCCTTGACCCAGGCCGGCTACAGCGTCCAGGCCGAGGGCAACGGCTGGACCCTGAGCCCGGCCGCGGGCGAGCCCGCTGACCTCGCCGCCGACGCCCCGGGAGCCGCAGATGAATAA
- the gspM gene encoding type II secretion system protein GspM: protein MNKPVLAQYQARWSRLRTQARGHWKALALREKRLLSATALGVLGLLLWWLLIQPPLKKIDYWQAETPKLRSQAEALEVLLHEAAGTDRRGADLEQSLRQTLDRAGLKDRYQLQRTDQAGPESWRLTFEQAPADAVVGWLLGTPRQLSLQVVEARLQRAAPATAQDSAGTLSGTVRMDQAQGAKEAS, encoded by the coding sequence ATGAATAAGCCCGTGCTGGCCCAGTATCAGGCGCGCTGGTCACGCCTGCGGACCCAGGCCCGGGGCCATTGGAAGGCTCTGGCGCTCCGGGAGAAACGTCTGCTGAGCGCCACCGCCCTGGGGGTGCTGGGGCTGTTGCTGTGGTGGCTGCTGATTCAGCCGCCGCTGAAGAAGATCGACTACTGGCAAGCCGAGACGCCGAAGCTGCGCTCCCAGGCCGAGGCCCTGGAAGTGCTGTTGCACGAGGCCGCGGGCACGGATCGCCGGGGCGCCGACCTTGAGCAGTCCCTGCGCCAGACCCTGGATCGGGCCGGGCTCAAGGACCGCTACCAGTTGCAACGCACCGATCAAGCCGGCCCCGAGAGCTGGCGCTTGACCTTTGAGCAGGCCCCGGCGGATGCCGTGGTCGGCTGGCTGCTGGGGACTCCCCGACAGCTTTCACTGCAGGTGGTGGAGGCCCGGCTGCAACGCGCCGCCCCGGCCACCGCCCAAGACTCGGCAGGCACACTGTCCGGGACCGTTCGCATGGATCAGGCGCAGGGCGCTAAGGAAGCTTCATGA
- the gspF gene encoding type II secretion system inner membrane protein GspF: MNRYRYEAADALGKIESGHLEADSQGAAFASLRSRGLTALQVQLDSNGAATGTGGVFSPRLSDNDLAWATRQLASLLGASLPLEAALSATVEQAERKHIAQALSAVRADVRSGMRLAEALAARPRDFPEIYRALIAAGEESGDLAQVMERLADYIEERNGLRGKILTAFIYPGVVGLVSIGIVIFLLSYVVPQVVSAFSQARQDLPGLTLAMLNASDFIRAWGLECFGAMAAGFWGWRLYLRNPRARLSWHSRILRLPLFGRFVLGLNTARFASTLAILSGAGVPLLRALDAARQTLSNDRLSQSVSEATAKVREGANLAAALRVEKVFPPVLIHLIASGEKTGALPPMLERAAQTLSRDIERRAMGMTALLEPLMIVVMGGVVLVIVMAVMLPIIEINQLVT; encoded by the coding sequence ATGAATCGCTATCGCTACGAAGCCGCCGACGCCCTCGGCAAGATCGAATCCGGGCACCTGGAAGCCGACAGCCAGGGCGCGGCCTTCGCCAGCCTGCGCAGCCGTGGCTTGACCGCCTTGCAGGTGCAACTGGACAGCAACGGTGCCGCCACTGGCACCGGAGGCGTATTCAGCCCCAGGCTCTCGGACAACGACCTGGCCTGGGCCACCCGCCAGCTGGCCAGCCTGCTGGGGGCCAGCCTGCCGCTGGAGGCGGCGCTCAGCGCCACGGTGGAGCAGGCCGAGCGCAAGCACATCGCCCAGGCCCTGAGCGCGGTGCGCGCCGATGTGCGCAGCGGCATGCGCCTGGCCGAGGCCCTGGCGGCGCGACCGCGGGATTTTCCGGAAATCTACCGGGCGCTGATCGCCGCGGGCGAGGAGTCCGGCGATCTGGCCCAGGTCATGGAGCGGCTGGCGGATTACATCGAGGAGCGCAACGGCCTGCGGGGCAAGATCCTCACCGCCTTCATCTACCCCGGGGTGGTGGGGCTGGTGTCCATCGGCATCGTCATCTTCCTGCTCAGCTATGTGGTGCCCCAGGTGGTCAGCGCCTTTTCCCAGGCGCGCCAGGACCTGCCGGGGCTGACCCTGGCCATGCTCAACGCCAGCGACTTCATTCGTGCCTGGGGCCTTGAGTGTTTCGGCGCCATGGCGGCGGGGTTCTGGGGCTGGCGGCTGTACCTGCGCAACCCCCGGGCCCGCTTGAGCTGGCACAGCCGGATTCTGCGCCTGCCGCTGTTCGGGCGTTTTGTCCTGGGGTTGAACACCGCGCGTTTCGCCTCGACCCTGGCGATTCTCAGCGGTGCCGGGGTGCCGCTGCTGCGGGCCCTGGACGCGGCGCGCCAGACCCTGTCCAACGACCGTCTGAGCCAGAGCGTCAGCGAGGCCACGGCCAAGGTGCGCGAGGGGGCCAACCTGGCGGCCGCGCTGCGGGTGGAGAAGGTCTTCCCGCCAGTGCTGATCCACCTGATCGCCAGCGGCGAAAAGACCGGCGCCTTGCCGCCGATGCTGGAGCGCGCGGCGCAGACCCTGTCCCGGGACATCGAACGCCGGGCCATGGGCATGACCGCCTTGCTCGAACCGCTGATGATCGTGGTCATGGGCGGCGTGGTGCTGGTGATCGTCATGGCGGTGATGTTGCCGATCATCGAGATCAACCAGCTGGTGACCTGA
- the gspE gene encoding type II secretion system ATPase GspE codes for MPSQSPQLPYAWAKSHRILLRHSEEGATLLVCPSTPGWSIGEARRQFGPARLERIRDEELDGLLATAYADTGSAAAVVGAAENEVDLDRLMQDMPEITDLLDTQDGAPVIRMINALLTQAARDEASDIHIEPFETHSVVRYRVDGTLRDVVSPRKALHGALVSRIKIMAQLDIAEKRLPQDGRIALRVAGRPIDIRVSTVPTGHGERVVMRLLDKQAGRLQLETLGMDPDLLARLDTLIHQPHGIVLVTGPTGSGKTTSLYAALARLDASTSNILTVEDPVEYDLSGISQIQVNAKIDMTFALALRAILRQDPDVIMIGEIRDLETAQIAVQASLTGHLVLATLHTNDAVSAVNRLVDMGVEPFLLASSMLGVLAQRLVRRLCNQCKAADPANPGTWRPVGCPACNHIGYSGRTGIHELFCIDDDIRSLIHQGADEQALRAAARRAGMLSMREDGERWVRSGATAAEEILRVTRDA; via the coding sequence ATGCCCTCCCAGTCCCCCCAGCTCCCCTACGCCTGGGCCAAATCCCACCGCATTCTCCTGCGCCACAGCGAGGAGGGCGCCACTCTGCTGGTCTGCCCCTCGACCCCCGGCTGGTCCATCGGCGAAGCCCGCCGCCAGTTCGGCCCCGCCCGCCTGGAGCGGATCCGCGACGAGGAACTCGACGGTCTGTTGGCCACGGCCTACGCCGACACCGGCAGCGCCGCGGCGGTGGTCGGTGCCGCGGAGAACGAGGTGGACCTGGACCGCCTGATGCAGGACATGCCGGAAATCACCGACCTGCTGGACACCCAGGACGGCGCGCCGGTGATCCGCATGATCAACGCCTTGCTCACCCAGGCCGCGCGGGACGAGGCCAGCGATATCCATATCGAACCCTTCGAGACGCACTCGGTGGTGCGCTACCGGGTCGATGGCACCCTGCGTGACGTGGTGTCGCCGCGCAAGGCGTTGCACGGCGCGCTGGTGTCGCGGATCAAGATCATGGCCCAGTTGGACATCGCCGAGAAACGCCTGCCCCAGGACGGTCGCATCGCCTTGCGCGTGGCCGGGCGGCCCATCGACATTCGGGTGTCCACGGTGCCCACCGGCCACGGTGAGCGGGTGGTGATGCGCCTGCTGGACAAGCAGGCCGGGCGCCTGCAGCTGGAAACCCTGGGCATGGACCCGGACTTGCTGGCGCGCCTGGATACCCTGATCCACCAGCCCCACGGCATCGTCCTGGTCACCGGGCCCACCGGCAGCGGCAAGACCACCAGCCTCTACGCCGCCCTGGCCCGGCTGGACGCCAGCACCAGCAATATCCTCACCGTCGAGGACCCGGTGGAATACGACCTGTCGGGCATCAGCCAGATCCAGGTCAATGCCAAGATCGACATGACCTTCGCCCTGGCCCTGCGGGCGATCCTGCGCCAGGACCCGGACGTGATCATGATCGGCGAGATCCGTGACCTGGAGACTGCGCAGATCGCGGTCCAGGCCTCGCTTACCGGGCACCTGGTGCTGGCGACCCTGCACACCAATGACGCGGTGTCGGCGGTCAACCGTCTGGTCGACATGGGGGTGGAGCCGTTCCTGCTGGCCTCGTCGATGCTCGGGGTGCTGGCCCAGCGTCTGGTGCGGCGCTTGTGCAACCAGTGCAAGGCGGCGGATCCGGCCAACCCCGGCACCTGGCGCCCGGTGGGCTGCCCGGCCTGCAATCACATCGGCTACAGCGGGCGGACCGGGATCCATGAGCTGTTCTGCATCGACGACGACATTCGCAGCCTGATTCATCAGGGCGCGGATGAGCAGGCCTTGCGCGCCGCCGCGCGTCGGGCCGGGATGCTCAGCATGCGCGAGGACGGTGAGCGCTGGGTACGCAGCGGCGCCACCGCCGCGGAAGAAATCCTACGTGTGACACGGGACGCCTGA
- a CDS encoding substrate-binding domain-containing protein, translating to MFKRNVLAASLTLAALCSAQAALADINGGGATLPQPLYQTAGVLTAGFAPYIGVGSGNGKAAFLNNDYTKFVAGTTGKNVHWAGSDSKLSSTELSNYAAAHNAAWGPLIQVPSVATSVAIPFNKAGATAVDLSVDQLCGVFSGRLSKWEDIPSSGRTGPLTVVYRSESSGTTELFTRFLNAKCAETGTFNVTTTFASSYTGGLPAGAVAATGSQGVMTALNAADSRITYMSPDYAAPTLAGLDDATKVARVAGVSPAPGNVSAAIGGVAIPALADRANPDKWVPVFGKAGVAGTVPYPDSGYPILGFTNLIFSQCYADATQTSQVRDFFARHYGQNTSSNNDDAIQANRFVPLPASWKGVIRTTFLTASNGLSIGNSNVCNNIGRPQ from the coding sequence ATGTTTAAGCGCAACGTTCTCGCGGCATCCCTGACCCTGGCAGCCCTGTGCTCGGCACAGGCCGCCCTGGCTGATATCAACGGCGGTGGCGCCACCCTGCCACAACCGCTGTACCAGACCGCTGGCGTACTGACCGCCGGCTTCGCTCCCTACATCGGCGTAGGCAGCGGCAATGGCAAGGCTGCCTTCCTGAACAACGACTACACCAAGTTCGTGGCCGGCACTACCGGCAAGAACGTGCATTGGGCCGGTAGCGACTCCAAGCTCAGCAGCACCGAGCTGTCCAACTACGCCGCGGCTCACAACGCTGCCTGGGGCCCGCTGATCCAGGTGCCTTCGGTGGCCACTTCGGTTGCCATTCCGTTCAACAAGGCCGGTGCCACCGCCGTTGACCTGAGCGTCGATCAGCTGTGTGGCGTGTTCTCGGGGCGCTTGTCGAAGTGGGAAGATATCCCGTCTTCCGGCCGTACCGGCCCTCTCACCGTGGTTTACCGTAGCGAAAGCAGCGGCACCACCGAGCTGTTCACCCGCTTCCTCAACGCCAAGTGCGCCGAGACCGGCACCTTCAACGTCACCACCACCTTCGCCTCCAGCTACACCGGCGGTCTGCCTGCCGGTGCTGTGGCCGCGACCGGCAGCCAGGGCGTGATGACCGCGCTGAACGCCGCCGACAGCCGCATCACCTACATGAGCCCGGACTACGCCGCGCCGACCCTGGCCGGCCTGGACGATGCGACCAAGGTCGCCCGCGTCGCCGGTGTCTCGCCGGCTCCCGGCAACGTTTCCGCCGCCATCGGTGGGGTCGCGATCCCAGCCCTGGCGGACCGTGCCAATCCGGACAAGTGGGTTCCGGTCTTTGGCAAGGCCGGCGTTGCGGGCACCGTGCCTTACCCGGACAGCGGCTACCCGATCCTGGGTTTCACCAACCTGATCTTCAGCCAGTGCTACGCCGACGCCACTCAGACCAGCCAAGTGCGTGACTTCTTCGCTCGTCACTACGGCCAGAACACTTCGTCGAACAACGACGACGCCATCCAGGCCAACCGTTTCGTGCCACTGCCGGCGTCCTGGAAGGGCGTGATCCGCACCACCTTCCTGACCGCCTCCAACGGCCTGAGCATCGGCAACAGCAACGTCTGCAACAACATCGGTCGTCCGCAGTAA
- a CDS encoding type II secretion system protein N: MLRAADFSAPRLLQYTALLAALAGVATWSSLLLTPAESQTPAVAPQVLAARSDSPALQWFANQPSAVEIKVSGVLAGARGAVAILRLNDGPPRSFLAGEQLTPGVRLAAVEADGVLIERGAEQSRIKVSKLPDSPLLPRLTR; the protein is encoded by the coding sequence ATGCTGCGTGCCGCAGATTTTTCCGCCCCCCGACTATTGCAATACACCGCGCTGCTGGCGGCCCTGGCCGGGGTGGCCACCTGGTCGTCGCTGCTGCTGACCCCGGCCGAATCCCAGACCCCGGCCGTGGCGCCCCAGGTGCTCGCCGCCCGTTCCGACAGCCCGGCCCTGCAGTGGTTTGCCAACCAGCCCAGCGCCGTGGAGATCAAGGTCTCCGGGGTCCTGGCCGGGGCCCGTGGCGCGGTGGCGATCCTGCGCTTGAACGACGGACCGCCCCGCAGCTTCCTGGCTGGCGAACAACTGACCCCGGGCGTGCGCCTGGCGGCGGTGGAGGCCGATGGCGTGCTGATCGAGCGCGGCGCCGAGCAGTCGCGGATCAAGGTCAGCAAGCTGCCGGACTCGCCGCTGTTGCCGCGGCTGACCCGCTGA
- the gspK gene encoding type II secretion system minor pseudopilin GspK, with the protein MNSHSPCAAKQRGMAIISALLIAAVVAVLAAGMLSRQTVLTRAVEAEQARIVGGGALRGGLEFSRQLLWEARQREVLTRLDQPWARPIGDPALGASGGGFQGRLQDLQGKFNLRNLVFNQQVDPEQVQSFQQLCQLLGVDAALSRRISQRVIASYPQRLSSPAATAGTPGAFNSGRLTSPGAAVQTLPPRQPMLRSLDDLLGVQGVDEALLARLEPYVSVLPGNTWINGNTASAEVLAVAVPGLSLSRARALVAERDAGHWFINRGDFVNRLRMPFAAQERIKVGITSEWFLLQGQVRRDQRRITLHALLHRPEDRMPQVIWSRVGA; encoded by the coding sequence ATGAACAGTCATTCGCCCTGTGCGGCGAAGCAGCGCGGCATGGCCATCATCAGCGCCTTGCTGATTGCCGCGGTGGTGGCGGTGCTCGCCGCCGGCATGCTCTCGCGGCAGACCGTCCTGACCCGCGCGGTGGAAGCCGAGCAGGCGCGGATCGTCGGCGGCGGGGCGTTGCGGGGCGGCCTGGAATTCAGCCGGCAACTGCTCTGGGAAGCCCGCCAGCGCGAGGTGCTGACCCGGCTCGACCAGCCCTGGGCGCGGCCCATCGGCGATCCGGCCCTCGGCGCATCCGGCGGCGGTTTCCAGGGCCGCCTGCAAGACCTGCAGGGCAAGTTCAACCTGCGCAACCTGGTGTTCAACCAGCAGGTGGACCCGGAGCAGGTGCAGAGTTTCCAACAGCTGTGCCAGCTGCTCGGCGTCGACGCCGCCCTGAGCCGGCGAATCAGCCAGCGGGTGATCGCCTCGTATCCCCAGCGCCTGTCCAGTCCGGCCGCCACCGCAGGCACCCCGGGTGCATTCAACAGCGGTCGCCTGACCTCGCCGGGGGCGGCGGTGCAGACCTTGCCGCCGCGCCAGCCAATGCTGCGCAGCCTGGACGACCTGCTGGGCGTTCAGGGCGTCGACGAGGCGCTGCTGGCGCGCCTTGAGCCCTACGTCAGCGTCCTGCCGGGCAACACCTGGATCAATGGCAACACCGCCAGCGCCGAAGTACTGGCGGTGGCGGTGCCGGGGCTGTCGTTGTCCCGGGCCCGGGCCCTGGTGGCAGAGCGCGACGCCGGGCACTGGTTCATCAACCGGGGCGACTTCGTCAATCGCCTGCGCATGCCCTTTGCCGCGCAGGAGCGGATCAAGGTCGGCATCACCAGCGAGTGGTTCCTGCTCCAGGGGCAGGTCCGTCGCGACCAGCGGCGGATCACCCTGCATGCCTTGCTGCACCGCCCCGAAGACCGCATGCCCCAGGTGATCTGGTCGCGGGTGGGAGCATGA
- the gspD gene encoding type II secretion system secretin GspD yields MKGSGSNYVRQCRKVAPFLLLALGACSNTTSTTPPPLLVDSELGQPLADTRRSGDALADRERVQAQQATRPKVLHPVTDSRRGQGTPRSTSVPRNPLGDQPVQLNFVEADIQAVVRALARSTGQQFLVDPRVKGNLTLVSEGQVPAHQAYDMLLAALRMQGFAVVDVGGVAQVVPEADAKLLGGPIYSGDKPAGNGMLTRTFRLQYENAVNLIPVLRPIVSPNNPINAYPGNNSIVVTDYAENLQRVAQIIDGIDTPSAIDTDVVAVHNGIAVDIATMVAELLETQGADPTQKISVIGDPRSNSIIIRAGSPERTELARNLVYKLDNAQSNPSNLHVVYLRNAQAGKLAQALRGLLTGESDSTGNDGARAMLSGMGASTQGTQGSAQNSSGTPTASGNLNGSASTSGAYGQGASASSLSGNGQQNDQNTAFSAGGVTIQADATTNTLLISAPDPLYRNLREVIDQLDQRRAQVVIESLIVEVGEDDASEFGVQWQAGNLGGRGGFGGVNLGGSGLVGTPASKTSIDALPKGLNIGVVNGTVDIPGIGKVLDLKVLARALKSKGGTNVLSTPNLLTLDNEAASIFVGQTIPFVTGSYVTGGGGTSNNPFQTVQREEVGLKLNVRPQISEGGTVKLDIYQEVSSVDPRASVDAGTVTNKRAIDTSILLDDGQIMVLGGLLQDGYSQSNDAVPWLSSIPGIGALFRNEKRSITKTNLMVFLRPYIIRDSGAGRSITLNRYDFMRRAQGELQPERSWAMPDMQAPQLPAASKAIPGAVPVSLQGVPQTPRAPIRAVPVQ; encoded by the coding sequence ATGAAGGGGTCAGGCTCCAACTACGTGCGCCAGTGTCGCAAGGTCGCACCGTTTCTGCTGCTGGCGCTGGGGGCTTGCAGCAACACCACCTCCACCACGCCGCCGCCCTTGCTGGTGGACAGTGAACTGGGCCAGCCCCTGGCCGACACCCGGCGCAGCGGCGACGCCCTGGCGGACCGCGAACGCGTGCAGGCGCAACAGGCCACGCGACCCAAAGTCCTGCACCCGGTGACCGACAGCCGCCGTGGCCAGGGCACGCCACGCAGCACCAGCGTGCCGCGCAACCCCCTGGGGGACCAGCCGGTGCAATTGAACTTCGTCGAGGCCGATATCCAGGCGGTGGTGCGCGCCCTGGCCCGTTCCACCGGCCAGCAGTTCCTGGTGGACCCGCGGGTCAAGGGCAACCTGACCCTGGTCAGCGAGGGCCAGGTGCCGGCCCATCAGGCCTACGACATGCTGCTGGCGGCCCTGCGCATGCAGGGTTTTGCCGTGGTGGACGTGGGCGGGGTGGCCCAGGTGGTGCCCGAGGCCGATGCCAAGCTGTTGGGCGGGCCGATCTACAGCGGCGACAAACCGGCGGGCAACGGCATGCTGACCCGCACCTTCCGCCTGCAGTATGAAAACGCGGTGAACCTGATCCCGGTGCTGCGGCCCATCGTCTCGCCGAACAACCCGATCAACGCCTACCCGGGCAACAACAGCATCGTGGTCACCGACTACGCCGAGAACCTGCAGCGGGTGGCGCAGATCATCGACGGCATCGACACCCCCAGCGCCATCGACACCGATGTGGTGGCGGTGCACAACGGCATCGCCGTGGACATTGCCACCATGGTGGCCGAACTGCTGGAAACCCAGGGCGCCGACCCGACCCAGAAGATCAGCGTGATCGGCGATCCGCGTTCCAACTCCATCATCATTCGCGCCGGCAGCCCGGAGCGCACCGAGCTGGCGCGCAACCTGGTCTACAAACTGGACAACGCCCAGAGCAACCCGAGCAACCTGCACGTGGTCTACCTGCGCAATGCCCAGGCCGGCAAGCTGGCCCAGGCCCTGCGCGGCCTGCTCACCGGCGAGAGTGACAGCACCGGCAACGATGGCGCCCGAGCCATGCTCAGCGGCATGGGCGCCAGCACCCAGGGCACCCAGGGCAGCGCCCAGAACAGCAGCGGCACGCCCACCGCCAGCGGCAACCTCAACGGCAGCGCCAGCACCAGCGGCGCCTATGGCCAGGGCGCCAGCGCCAGCAGCCTGAGTGGCAACGGCCAGCAGAACGACCAGAACACCGCCTTCAGCGCCGGCGGCGTGACCATCCAGGCCGACGCCACCACCAACACCTTGCTGATCTCCGCGCCGGACCCGCTGTACCGCAACCTGCGGGAAGTCATCGACCAGCTCGACCAGCGCCGGGCCCAGGTGGTGATCGAAAGCCTGATCGTCGAAGTCGGCGAAGACGACGCCAGCGAGTTCGGCGTGCAGTGGCAGGCCGGCAACCTCGGCGGCCGCGGCGGCTTTGGCGGAGTCAACCTCGGCGGCAGCGGGCTGGTGGGGACCCCGGCCAGCAAGACCAGCATCGACGCACTGCCCAAGGGCCTGAACATCGGCGTGGTCAACGGCACCGTGGACATCCCCGGGATCGGCAAGGTGCTGGACCTCAAGGTCCTGGCCCGGGCCCTGAAGAGCAAGGGCGGGACCAACGTGCTGTCGACCCCGAACCTTTTGACCCTGGACAACGAAGCGGCGAGCATCTTCGTCGGCCAGACCATTCCCTTCGTCACCGGCAGCTACGTCACCGGCGGTGGCGGCACCAGCAACAACCCGTTCCAGACCGTGCAGCGCGAAGAAGTGGGGTTGAAGCTCAATGTGCGGCCGCAGATTTCCGAGGGCGGCACGGTCAAGCTGGACATCTACCAGGAGGTCAGCAGCGTTGACCCCCGGGCCTCGGTGGACGCCGGGACCGTGACCAACAAACGGGCGATCGACACCAGCATCCTGCTGGATGACGGGCAGATCATGGTCCTGGGCGGTTTGCTGCAGGACGGCTACAGCCAGAGCAACGACGCGGTGCCGTGGCTGTCGAGCATCCCGGGGATCGGCGCCTTGTTCCGCAACGAGAAACGCAGCATCACCAAGACCAACCTGATGGTGTTCCTGCGGCCTTACATCATTCGCGACAGTGGCGCGGGGCGCAGCATCACCCTCAATCGCTATGACTTCATGCGCCGGGCCCAGGGGGAGTTGCAGCCGGAGCGCAGCTGGGCGATGCCGGATATGCAGGCGCCGCAGTTGCCGGCGGCGAGCAAGGCGATTCCCGGGGCGGTGCCGGTGTCGTTGCAGGGCGTGCCGCAGACGCCGCGGGCGCCGATTCGGGCGGTGCCGGTGCAATGA
- the gspG gene encoding type II secretion system major pseudopilin GspG — protein sequence MDIAPVTSTAAPRGQHGFTLIEIMVVVVILGILAVMVVPKVLDRPDQARATAAKQDIAGLMQALKLYRLDHGSYPSMNQGLKVLVERPANAKDSNWRSYLERLPNDPWGRPYHYLNPGASGEVDVFSLGADGQPDGEGVNADIGSWQL from the coding sequence ATGGATATCGCGCCTGTAACGTCAACCGCCGCACCCCGAGGCCAGCATGGCTTCACCCTGATCGAGATCATGGTGGTGGTGGTCATCCTCGGGATCCTCGCGGTCATGGTGGTGCCCAAGGTGCTCGACCGTCCCGACCAGGCGCGGGCCACCGCGGCCAAGCAGGACATCGCCGGACTGATGCAGGCCCTGAAGCTGTATCGCCTCGACCACGGCAGCTACCCGAGCATGAACCAGGGCCTCAAGGTGCTGGTGGAGCGTCCGGCCAACGCCAAGGACAGCAACTGGCGCTCCTACCTGGAACGCCTGCCCAACGATCCCTGGGGACGCCCCTATCACTACCTCAACCCGGGGGCCAGCGGCGAAGTGGACGTGTTCTCCCTGGGCGCCGACGGTCAGCCCGACGGCGAAGGCGTGAATGCCGATATCGGCTCCTGGCAGCTCTAG